The Brevinematia bacterium genome segment TTATCTCAGTGCTATCAATTTTTAAAGTTTTCGGCAAACCAGTTATCGTATCTCTACCCTTAACCTCCATTGTTAGCACTTCTTGTAGCGGAGATGCACTTCCTATGGTTTTCTTTATCTCTTCTGCTGTTGTTTCACCTATGAGCAGGTTATGATTTCTCTTTAGGTATTGGACTATGGCTTCATCAAATTTATCTCCACCAACCTTTATTGACTTTGATACAACTATCCCTCCCAATGAGATCACGGCTATCTCTGTAGTTCCCCCACCGATATCTATGATCATATGACCACAAGGTTCACTTATAGGTAACTCTGCTCCTATTGCTGCAACAAGTGATTGCTCTACTAGATATATCTTTGCTGCACCAGCTAACTCTGCTGCCTCCCTAACCGCTCTTCTCTCAACTTCAGTAACACCCGAAGGAACTCCTATCACTACTGTAGGTTTTATAACCTTTCTATCCTGCGCCTTAAGTAAAAAGTATTTCAACATCTTGCCAACAGCTTCAAAATCAGCAATCACACCATCCTTCATAGGCCTTATAGCCATTATATCCCCAGGAGTTCTCTCCAGCATTTTCTTTGCTTCATGCCCAACTGCTATCACTTTACCAGTCCTAGTCTCTATTGAGACTACCGACGGCTCAAAAACAACTATACCTCTACCCTTTACATATATCAGAGTATTTGCAGTGCCAAGATCTATCCCCACCTCGTTCGTAAAAGCGTCAATAATACCACTGAAAAACCCCATACAACTTATCTCCTCTATATTCTCAGCAGGAAACATTATAAAGCTAACCACTCCACTCTTACAAATCTCACTCCTCTTCCCACATAATCTATAAACCCTTCCAGCAGTTTCTTGAACATTCTCAAGTAATTATCTAAAATCTTGTCAGGATCTGGTTTAGAAACAAAATTCTAGAATCCTTTCCCTACGGAGAATAACTAATCATAGCAAAGGAATGGGCATAAAATATCAAGAGATTTTCTAGAAACCTTCAACGCAACACAAAACCCTCAGACGTATCCTCATAGTTTTCAGTAAACATCCGATAAATGAAAAGAGTTAATTAGCTCTTTTATCATTCTGTTAGGCTGAAGCTATGGATAAAAAACGCAGACTTGAAATAATAGTTAGAGAAAAACTACTTTTCATAATAAGAACTGAGAGTATAGATTCTGCCCTGAAATGTTTTGATATCCTTGCTGATAGCGGAGCTAGAGTTATAGAGTTTACTTCTACTATTCCTGATTACCAACTAGCCATAAAAAAAGCGAAACGAATGACTGAAGGCTCAGAGATACTTGTTGGCGCTGGCACTGTGCTTGATAAGGAACTAGCTTTAAAAGCAATAGAAGGACTACCTGATTTCGTGGTAAACCCCACTCAAAACTTTGAAATACTTGAAGTTATCCCTAAAGACATAGTTGTATTTATGGGGGGTTTCACACCCACGGAGATAATACAAAACCATAGAAAAGGCGTAGATTTCGTAAAAATTTTCCCAGCATCTGTGCTTGGTCCGAGGTTTATCCAATCGCTTAAAAAAGGACCTCTACCATTTGTAAAAGTGCTCGCAAGCGGTGGAATGGATGCAGACTCAATAGGAGAATACCTCCTAGCAGGAGCTGATGTAATAGGCGTCGGAAGCGAGGTTGTAAGGAAAGAATTCGTAAAAAATGGAGAATTTCATAAGATCCAACAACTAGCTAAAATCTACTTTGAAAAACTCCAGTTGGCTACAAACGGAAAATAATAAAAATAAAAATTCATGAAGTGCCTGATAATAGTTGCAGAAAAAAACATCAAAAAAACCGATAAAGAGTACCTAAACGACAAAATTCAAGAGATTAAAAGCTTAGTTACAACCCTAGGATGGAAAATATTAGACACTTTAATCGTGAACTTAAGAAGTATTGATCCGGGGTTTTACTTAACAGAAGGCAAAGTAAGAGAAATCAAACTACTTCCCCAAACATGTGATGCCGAATGCCTGGTCTTTTACAACAACCTCTCACCTATACACATAAGGAACCTGGAAAGAGAATTTGGGAAAAAGATTCTTACAAGAGTAGATATCATCCTTATGATATTCAAAGAGCACGCAGTTAGCATGGAAGCTAAACTTCAAGTTGAACTTGCTACACTACAAATACAACTTCCCCGAATCTATGGAATAGGAAAAGAAATGGAACAAATAAGAGGAGGAATAGGACTAAGAGGACCCGGAGAGAGAAAAACTGAGACTATGAAAAGGCACATAAAAGAAAAAATAAGAACCCTTAAAAGCAAAATAGAAGAGATAAAGAAAAACAGGCTCACTCAATTTAAAGGCAGGGAGAAAGTCTTCAATGTCTCAATAGTGGGTTACACCAACAGTGGTAAATCAACACTTATGAATGTCCTTACAAAAGCCAACGTTCCCGAAGAAGATAAACTTTTCTCAACACTTGATACGAAAACCAAGAAAATGTTTATAGAAGGCATTACTATGACTCTAACAGACACTGTAGGATTCATAGAGGATCTACCACATCAACTCATAGAATCGTTTTACTCAACCTTGGAGGTTGTAAAAAGATCATCACTTCTTCTACACGTTGTAGACATTTCATCAAAATTTGCAGACGAAAAGATAAGGGTGGTCAACGAAGTCATAAGAGAAATTTTTGCTCAAGATAGTCTTAAGTTACCAGAAATGGTGTATGTTTTCAACAAAGTTGACCTGGTCAGTGATATCAGAGTAATTGAGAAGTTTTCTAACGCTTACCCGAATTCAGTAATTATCTCAGCTAAAGAAAGAATAAACATTGAGGAACTAAAATCAAAGTTAAAACACCTCGCAGAGGAGTTCTATAGGAATCTATAAACTTCTTGAAAAATACTTTTCTCACTTTATAATATTACCATAGGAGGAAGAATATGAAATACCCTACATTTATTGTAATTGCATTTACAGTGCTACTGGTGGCTTCATGTGGTATAAACCTCTTTTCACCATTTTCCGCTAAAGACTACCCCGAAGCTAACCAGTACCAGTCGGGGAACCTAATAGACCAAGGAAGATACGCTGAAGTTCTAAGTAATGCTGAGAAATATCCCCCTCAAGACCATGTCGTTGCAGCACTTGGAATAATGGGTTTTGACTTAAAACTGATTACCAACATTCTTAGCCAAACAAACGTATCTCCTGAGTCTCTGCTGATTTCGTGGTTGGACAAAAAAGACAAAGATTACCTAATTGACCTATCCTGGGGATTAGGAAGATTGAAAAGAGAAGACTATAGTCAAAGTCCATCAAAAACCTTCACTTTACTGGTTGGTGGAAGTGCACAGTGCATGCTAGGGCTTCTACTTTTGGCCGATATTGCAAACACTAATGCCATAAATACCGAAGATGGAATTAACGATCAAGAATTTGAAGCCTTAGGAGACTGGCTGATAAATCCACCAAGTAATATCACAAACCTATTCAGAGTTGTTGGTAGTGACAAAGAAGGAAACAGCTACACTATCGGAGGAGTAATAGCAGGAGGAGCTACAAGTGCCTTGATAGGAATTCTATACTTCTCAATGCAAGTTGGAAACACCAACATCAACCTCTCCGAAATATCAAACATAATATCTTCCCTAGATGGTGACGGAAACAACATAGTTGATAACAACGAAGTTTCTAACTTCATACTAAGTCTCATAAGCAATATTGCAACAAATATCTAGAGGTAGTATATGGTGAAAAAAATCTTCTTGTGCGTCATAGCAATCATAGCACTAAATGTTATCGCATTTCCCCTAAACAACTACGAGCATTTCTACTCATTCCAAAGTCCGTATTCAATTGGCATTGGTAAAGCTACAACCGCTATTGAAATTTTAGGAACAGAATCCTTTATGGCTAACCCCGCTTCCTTTTCCCAAAAATTCTCCTTTGAACTACTACTTGCTTCAGTAAGCTTAAACCACATCACTCTAGGAATCATCAATGATCTACCTTCACTACTCTCAGGAGACCAGAACTTAATTATCAGTTACGCAGTTGACCTTGTAGGAAAACCTATTAACTTTGGAATAGGACTAGGGTTACTCTCATTCAATATACCAATTGGTGGAGACCTAATTCTTAGGCTAGGAATCAACTCATTAGTAAACTTTTTCTTTGAAATTCACAATCCTCTCTCCTCCGCTGGCTTCATTGACCTATTAGGAAACATAACTGGTGGAGGATACATAGGTGCAAGCTATTCCTTCAAAAACATTTCCACAGGTGATACAGAAGTTGATAAACACCTCAGGCTACTCAGCATAGGAATCAATCTCAAGATGGCTATAGGCAGTGGAATAGTTGAAAACACTACCCTTGACGAAATAGTACTCAGACAAGTGAATGTTTCTGGAAAAGACATTTTGTCCAACTTACAAACCACAAAGTTTATTCCAGATATTGGAATTCTCTATAAACTTCCTCTTGACAATAAAGAAGGTAATAAGCAAAGAATCAACATTGCTCTCTCAGTCAAAGATATAGGTGGATTCAAAATTACGGTTGGAGGAAACGAATTTACCCTGATTCCAACCACATTTAACCTAGGAGTAGCTTACTTCATTGATCTGTATGACTACATAGGCTCAGAAATAACTTTTAGACAAAACTACATATCTCTAGACTTTCACGACCTCTTCTTCCAAAGAAGAGACAAGGATTTCTTCAAAAGAATACACATAGGTCTCTCAAGTGAAGTATTAAACTTTATTGATCTATTCTCACTCAACTTAGGAGTAGGACTAAATGGAGGATATCCTACATTAGGAGTAGCCTTAAAATTCCTAGGAATAATAAAACTTTCAGGTAGTGTTTACACTGAAGAACTAGGAGTGTATGCAGGACAAGATCCTGATGTAAGATACTTGATTTCTGCCTCAATAGGATGGTAATAATATTATTGGGATGATAAAAGCAACAACGTCCTCTAGCAAATATTCTCCAAGGTGGGTGGTGTTTCTATTTGCTTCCACAGTACTCCACCTTGTTATAACATTACTACTTTTCATAAGCCTCTCTAAGTCCGAGCTAGAGATAAAAGTAAGAGAGGTTAAAATCAATCTCGTAACTCGCAGTAAGGAAGACACAACCTTAGCACAGCAAGTAACACCACCTACCACTACCAAACTACCGAGAAAACAACTCACAAGAGAAGAAGTAGAAAACATTGTATTTGAGATAGTAGCACCGAAAATACAACAACCTTCCAAATTAGAAACATCTGAAGAACCCCTACCAGCTTCACCAACAAAAGAACTTATCCCTTCTGAAAGGAAACTAGAACCAGAGGTAGGAACATCCAAGAAAAGTGAACCTATTGGAATAAAAAGCTCTAAAGCTGAAACTGAAGGTCCATCAGATGCTGTTAAAGATACATTCAATATTCCTTCAACCCATACATCACCCTCAAGAAAAGATATTACGGATGAAAACATAAGTGGTAGCATAAAATGGATAAAGGGGGGACCTAGAAAAGTAATAGAATGGCATTCCCCAGAAATACCACCAAATATCCTTAAAAAAGAAACTGAAATTATCCTAACTTTCTACATAGAACCATCAGGATTCGTCTCAAGAGTAGAGATTACAAAAACCTCCGGAGAACCGCTTATAGATGAAATAATTCAAAAAACGATGAGAAGAATAAGATTCAACACTACAACTTACAGCACAGTAGCCAGTGTATCACTTACACTCATACCAAAGTAGAGTCTATATCCTCTCTAATTTCCCCCAAAGTCAGTCTAACACTACCAAGACGCTTAAGCATAAGTTCAGTAGCATTGGTTATTGAACCAACCGCACTAACAAGATCAACTATCTGCACACCAACACTACCAAGTACGTCCAGAACCTTATCAAGAGATGAGAAATATCCCAAAAAGTCACCCTTTACCGATTCTGCTTTACTAAATACTTCTGACATTCTAGCCTTACTCTCACTTAACCCAAGAACCTTATCCTCTAAAGATAAGCTAACTTTAGTTTTCTCAAGCTCCATTAAAATATTCATAGAAATATTAACAATACTATCAGACAACGACAGAAAGCTGTACAATTCCTTTTCCAATCCCGAAAGCTTATCAAGAATAGAAATATTTTTGAATACAGTTTCACTAATGCTACTCCTAACCTTATTAATTTCCTCTATCTCCCTTGAGGATCTTCCCTTAATTGCCCTAAAAGCTCCTGAAAGTGAAGTAAGATTATAACCTCTGGAAGATATCTCACCTTCAACACCAAGCTGTTCAATAAGAGCAATACCTCCTCTTACCAGAAGTAAATCGTCAGAAAAACCCCCTAAAAGTGCAATAACTTTCTGGAAATTTTGTTTCACCTCCTTTAAACTTGTTAAAGACACTCCCACTTTTTCCGAAAACGACCTAAAAAGTTCTATTCTTTCTCTAATTTTAAGCAATGCACGACCTAAAGTTTCATCAAAACTACTCAATATCACCTTACTCTCCACAACTCTACCAATGAGCAAGTCCAATTTCTTCACTAAAGTGGATAAATCTTGAATATACCTCTCAAACTCAAACCTTACTTCACTCAGCCTATTTTGCAAACTAGAAATGATATTTCCGACATACCTAAAGTAGTT includes the following:
- the hflX gene encoding GTPase HflX, which produces MKCLIIVAEKNIKKTDKEYLNDKIQEIKSLVTTLGWKILDTLIVNLRSIDPGFYLTEGKVREIKLLPQTCDAECLVFYNNLSPIHIRNLEREFGKKILTRVDIILMIFKEHAVSMEAKLQVELATLQIQLPRIYGIGKEMEQIRGGIGLRGPGERKTETMKRHIKEKIRTLKSKIEEIKKNRLTQFKGREKVFNVSIVGYTNSGKSTLMNVLTKANVPEEDKLFSTLDTKTKKMFIEGITMTLTDTVGFIEDLPHQLIESFYSTLEVVKRSSLLLHVVDISSKFADEKIRVVNEVIREIFAQDSLKLPEMVYVFNKVDLVSDIRVIEKFSNAYPNSVIISAKERINIEELKSKLKHLAEEFYRNL
- a CDS encoding rod shape-determining protein, with amino-acid sequence MGFFSGIIDAFTNEVGIDLGTANTLIYVKGRGIVVFEPSVVSIETRTGKVIAVGHEAKKMLERTPGDIMAIRPMKDGVIADFEAVGKMLKYFLLKAQDRKVIKPTVVIGVPSGVTEVERRAVREAAELAGAAKIYLVEQSLVAAIGAELPISEPCGHMIIDIGGGTTEIAVISLGGIVVSKSIKVGGDKFDEAIVQYLKRNHNLLIGETTAEEIKKTIGSASPLQEVLTMEVKGRDTITGLPKTLKIDSTEIREALQAPLQEILDAVKQVLDETPAALSADLVDRGIVLTGGGALLKGMDKFFQHHMKIPVIVAANPMACVAIGTGKYLDFLRQHKIGQIV